The following coding sequences are from one Arthrobacter sp. 24S4-2 window:
- a CDS encoding aldehyde dehydrogenase family protein, protein MTVYVQPGQEGSKVQFKDRYENWIGGEWVAPTTGQYIENVSPVNGKQFTEVARGAAADVELALDAAHKAAPAWGKASATERAAVLNKIADRIDANLELLAVAETWDNGKPIRETLNADIPLAADHFRYFASAIRAQEGRLSQLDDDTTAYHFHEPLGVVGQIIPWNFPILMAVWKMAPALAAGNAVVLKPASNTPASILVLAELIADLLPAGLLNIVNGFGAEVGKPLASSPRIRKIAFTGETSTGRLISQYASQNLIPVTLELGGKSPNIFFNDVAASNDAFYDKALEGFTLYAFNQGEVCSSPSRALVQDGIYDSFMADAVARTQKIIQGNPLDTNTQIGAQASVGQMEKILSYIDIGLEEGAKILAGGAPTELDGDLAGGFYVQPTIFEGDNRMRIFQEEIFGPVVSVARFTDYNNAISIANDTLYGLGAGVWSRNGNVAYRAGREIQAGRVWVNNYHAYPAGAAFGGYKASGIGRENHAMMLDHYQQTKNLLVSHTENKLGFF, encoded by the coding sequence ATGACTGTTTATGTACAGCCCGGCCAAGAAGGATCCAAGGTCCAGTTCAAGGACCGCTACGAAAACTGGATCGGCGGAGAATGGGTGGCTCCAACTACCGGCCAATACATCGAGAACGTCTCCCCGGTGAACGGAAAGCAATTTACCGAGGTGGCCCGCGGCGCTGCTGCGGACGTTGAGCTCGCACTCGATGCCGCGCACAAGGCCGCACCGGCGTGGGGCAAGGCTTCGGCCACCGAGCGCGCCGCCGTGCTGAACAAGATCGCCGACCGGATCGACGCGAACCTGGAACTGTTGGCGGTCGCTGAAACCTGGGACAACGGCAAGCCCATCCGCGAAACCTTGAATGCGGACATTCCGCTGGCGGCTGACCACTTCCGGTACTTCGCCTCCGCCATCCGGGCCCAGGAAGGCCGGCTCTCCCAGCTGGACGACGACACCACGGCCTACCACTTCCACGAACCCCTTGGCGTGGTGGGCCAGATCATCCCGTGGAACTTCCCCATCCTGATGGCCGTCTGGAAGATGGCCCCGGCCCTGGCGGCCGGCAACGCGGTGGTCCTCAAGCCGGCTTCGAACACTCCGGCCTCCATCCTGGTCCTGGCGGAACTCATCGCGGACCTGCTGCCAGCGGGCCTGCTGAATATCGTCAACGGCTTCGGCGCGGAAGTGGGAAAGCCGCTGGCCTCCAGCCCGCGGATCCGCAAGATCGCCTTCACCGGCGAGACCTCCACCGGGCGCCTGATCAGCCAGTACGCCAGCCAGAACCTGATCCCTGTCACGCTGGAGCTCGGCGGCAAGAGCCCGAACATCTTCTTCAACGACGTCGCCGCATCCAACGACGCCTTCTACGACAAGGCGCTGGAGGGCTTCACCCTGTATGCCTTCAACCAGGGCGAAGTCTGCAGCAGCCCGTCCCGCGCCCTCGTCCAGGACGGTATCTATGACTCCTTCATGGCTGACGCCGTGGCCAGGACGCAGAAGATCATCCAGGGCAACCCGCTGGACACTAACACCCAGATCGGCGCCCAGGCGTCGGTGGGCCAGATGGAGAAGATCCTCTCCTACATCGACATCGGACTCGAAGAGGGCGCCAAAATCCTGGCCGGCGGTGCACCGACGGAGCTTGACGGGGACCTGGCCGGCGGTTTCTACGTCCAGCCCACCATCTTCGAGGGTGACAACAGGATGCGGATCTTCCAGGAGGAGATCTTCGGCCCCGTGGTCTCCGTGGCACGCTTCACGGACTACAACAACGCCATCAGCATCGCCAACGACACCCTCTACGGACTCGGTGCCGGCGTCTGGTCGCGCAACGGCAACGTCGCCTACCGTGCCGGCCGCGAGATCCAGGCCGGCCGTGTGTGGGTCAACAACTACCACGCCTACCCTGCTGGCGCTGCCTTCGGCGGGTACAAGGCCTCCGGAATCGGACGTGAAAACCACGCCATGATGCTGGACCACTACCAGCAGACCAAGAACCTCCTGGTCAGCCACACCGAGAACAAGCTCGGCTTCTTCTAA
- a CDS encoding N-acetyltransferase codes for MKSSEAGPAAAAAGWAIRAAEPTDLPMLYRSELQYMREIESDQLERWMQAIDRNLELWTANLPRARVAEADGVPAGIMLWMPLPDDAAVLVTIHVLPEFRRQGFGWLLLEQFISDALSAGTRTLTLGVHLNNPARALYEQAGFVRTHDEDSYLYYALPGAPVPPD; via the coding sequence ATGAAGTCATCTGAAGCGGGGCCGGCGGCCGCCGCGGCAGGATGGGCCATCAGGGCCGCCGAGCCCACCGACCTGCCCATGCTGTACAGGTCCGAGCTGCAGTACATGCGGGAGATCGAGAGCGACCAGCTGGAGCGCTGGATGCAGGCGATTGACCGGAACCTGGAGCTCTGGACGGCCAACCTGCCCCGGGCCCGGGTTGCCGAGGCGGACGGCGTCCCGGCCGGCATCATGCTGTGGATGCCGCTGCCGGATGATGCGGCGGTTCTGGTCACGATTCACGTGCTTCCCGAATTCCGCCGGCAGGGGTTCGGCTGGCTGCTGCTGGAGCAGTTCATCAGTGACGCTTTGTCCGCCGGCACCAGGACGCTCACGCTTGGCGTTCACCTCAACAACCCCGCCCGTGCCTTGTACGAACAGGCCGGTTTCGTGCGCACCCATGACGAGGACAGCTACCTCTACTACGCCCTGCCGGGAGCTCCGGTACCGCCGGACTGA
- a CDS encoding NYN domain-containing protein: MKEARSPSRRPGIRAAMFVDFDNVYTGLQALDPAAAKRFAEDPKHWADALSGAGSGESSRRFLIRNCYLNPVVYSKYRTYWTRAGFRVIDCPSLTQRGKSSTDINLVLDAMDTLSGSGGIDEFFIASADADFTSLIQRFRAADKMTTVIAAGAVAFAYREMADNVVESHDFVAILNGTTVEPIHAVASVQPPRAEGAPKEKARPKTASAAVKEVCDFVRTAPGPVVGAMVAHRALTVDPSLKTDWGGCGKFGTWVAQIGQGVEYSASRGGWVWDAQRFSIEDLPNEADVESGIEERVARVTDVPALSAAQFRQLFLAMAARLREQPANRSELAKLVRDDCVTAGQPVSRGAVNFVLQGLGYVDFQLTDTATAEELAAAWTDDVEELCRVALMEFDDAERLALRRWASGGFVEA, from the coding sequence ATGAAAGAGGCGCGCTCCCCCTCCCGCCGGCCCGGCATCCGGGCCGCCATGTTTGTCGACTTCGACAACGTCTACACCGGCCTGCAGGCCCTCGATCCGGCGGCGGCGAAACGGTTCGCGGAAGACCCCAAACACTGGGCGGACGCGTTGTCCGGCGCGGGCTCGGGCGAGAGCTCCCGGCGCTTCCTGATCCGCAACTGCTACCTCAACCCGGTGGTGTACTCGAAGTACCGGACCTACTGGACCCGTGCGGGCTTTCGGGTGATCGACTGCCCGTCGCTGACTCAGCGCGGCAAAAGCAGCACCGATATCAACCTTGTGCTGGACGCGATGGACACACTGTCCGGGAGCGGCGGCATCGACGAGTTCTTCATCGCGTCGGCGGACGCGGACTTCACCTCACTCATCCAGCGCTTCCGGGCCGCTGACAAGATGACCACGGTGATCGCCGCCGGCGCCGTGGCCTTCGCTTACCGTGAGATGGCGGACAACGTGGTGGAGTCCCACGACTTTGTGGCGATCCTCAACGGCACCACCGTGGAGCCAATCCACGCGGTGGCCTCTGTCCAGCCGCCACGCGCAGAGGGGGCCCCCAAGGAGAAGGCCAGGCCGAAGACTGCCTCCGCGGCGGTCAAGGAGGTCTGCGACTTCGTCAGGACGGCACCGGGTCCCGTTGTCGGTGCGATGGTTGCCCACCGGGCACTCACGGTGGATCCCTCCCTGAAGACAGACTGGGGCGGCTGCGGAAAGTTCGGGACCTGGGTGGCCCAGATCGGCCAGGGGGTCGAGTACTCCGCATCGCGTGGCGGGTGGGTCTGGGATGCGCAGAGGTTTTCCATCGAGGACCTGCCCAACGAAGCCGATGTCGAGTCCGGCATTGAGGAACGGGTCGCGCGAGTCACCGATGTGCCCGCACTGTCCGCAGCCCAGTTCCGGCAGCTGTTTCTGGCCATGGCGGCCAGGCTCCGTGAGCAGCCGGCCAACCGCAGCGAGCTGGCAAAACTTGTCCGGGATGACTGTGTCACCGCGGGTCAGCCGGTGTCCCGCGGGGCCGTGAACTTTGTCCTGCAGGGCCTGGGATACGTCGATTTCCAGCTCACGGACACTGCAACGGCGGAAGAGCTGGCGGCGGCCTGGACCGACGACGTGGAAGAACTCTGCCGCGTGGCGCTGATGGAATTCGACGACGCCGAGCGGCTGGCGCTACGGCGATGGGCCAGCGGAGGCTTCGTGGAGGCCTAG
- a CDS encoding GlsB/YeaQ/YmgE family stress response membrane protein has protein sequence MGFLGFLLLGLIAGAIAKAILPGRQGGGWVVTLVLGVVGAILGGWIGSLVFGGGLADFFDLRTWLLAILGAVIVLAIFGAVTRRSRA, from the coding sequence ATGGGATTTCTCGGATTTCTCCTGCTCGGCCTGATCGCGGGGGCTATCGCAAAGGCCATACTTCCCGGAAGGCAGGGCGGTGGCTGGGTGGTCACGCTGGTTTTGGGTGTGGTCGGCGCCATCCTTGGCGGATGGATCGGTTCGCTGGTCTTCGGCGGCGGCCTCGCTGACTTCTTCGATCTCAGGACCTGGCTGCTGGCTATTTTGGGCGCCGTGATCGTGTTGGCGATTTTCGGCGCCGTCACGCGTCGAAGCAGGGCCTGA